A genomic segment from Chitinophaga niabensis encodes:
- a CDS encoding M14 family metallopeptidase has product MKNKFPLLLAAVLLLNSATGFAQKVPSPKEHFGFNIGDDYQLANYTQTEAYFKKLEASDRVKLVDIGLTEEGRHQYMIIVSSPKNMKELDKYKSISQQLAHAEGLTDDQARSLAETGKAVVWIDGGLHATEVVGTHQLIETAYQLISRTDAETMRILDNVIILFTHANPDGQELVSNWYMRNSDPLKRSTELLPVLYEKYAGHDNNRDFYMMNLKESTNMGKQLYIEWIPQIMYNHHQRGPEGSVLAGPPYRDPFSFFFDPLLVTGIDALGAAMINRLNAENKPGFTRLNGSSFSTWYNGGLRTTSQFHNQIGLLTEIIGNPTPEKIPVVPQRLIPNGATPFPVLPNDDWRFQRSIDYSVSLNYAILNYAARQRDEVLFNIYRMGKNAIERGSKDTWTLSPKTSDSITQAFRRDQDAKGVKRPEDDGSDPYGWRRRGNNIPQGFYDGVLKNPANRDARGYIIPADQPDFGTAVKFINTLVKTGIAIEKATTSFTVAGKQYPAGSYIVKAAQAFRPHVLDMFEPQDHPNDFQYPGGPPIRPYDAAGWTLAFQMGVEFDRIMDGFEGPFQKLPYGELQSPPKQTIAANAGAGYLLSPHENNAFLAVNDLLKAGVKVFRTTTGSAGIAQGTFFVPAGAKAKEVLQEVGLKTATAKKRPANTVSVNQMRIALWDTYGGSMPSGWMRFIMEQFHFPYTVIYPKDIDAGNLNSKYDVIIFPTRAIPALAGRENPAGNSGFTPREPKEEETPEQYRASIGKITPEKSIPELQKFLEAGGSVVTIGSSTSLAYHLKLPVSNYLVEKDKEGKERPLPGTKYFVPGSILHVSIDSTLADTWGMPAEGNVNFDNSPVFKLEADAAGKGIKPIAWFSTDHPLRSGWAFGQAYLKDGVAAFIAPVGTGKLYAFGPEITFRGQSHSTFKLLFNGLYNLDIKPSLSNDKK; this is encoded by the coding sequence ATGAAAAATAAATTCCCATTGCTGCTTGCTGCGGTGTTGCTATTAAATAGCGCAACAGGCTTTGCTCAAAAAGTACCTTCACCCAAAGAACATTTTGGCTTCAACATCGGAGATGATTATCAGCTGGCTAATTATACACAAACAGAAGCCTATTTTAAGAAACTCGAAGCTTCAGATCGTGTAAAGCTGGTGGATATTGGTTTAACGGAGGAAGGACGGCATCAGTATATGATCATTGTTTCTTCCCCGAAAAACATGAAGGAACTGGACAAATATAAATCCATCTCTCAGCAGCTCGCCCATGCAGAAGGGCTGACAGACGACCAGGCCCGTTCATTGGCAGAAACAGGAAAAGCAGTGGTATGGATAGACGGCGGCCTGCATGCAACAGAAGTAGTGGGCACTCATCAGTTGATCGAAACCGCTTACCAGCTGATCTCCCGTACGGATGCAGAAACTATGCGCATCCTGGATAATGTGATCATTCTTTTCACACATGCCAACCCGGATGGACAGGAACTGGTATCCAACTGGTATATGCGGAACAGCGATCCTTTAAAACGATCTACTGAACTATTACCCGTGCTGTATGAAAAATATGCAGGGCATGATAATAACCGGGACTTCTATATGATGAACCTGAAGGAAAGCACCAACATGGGTAAACAATTGTACATAGAGTGGATCCCGCAGATCATGTATAACCACCACCAGCGGGGCCCTGAAGGTTCTGTACTGGCAGGCCCTCCCTACCGCGACCCCTTCAGCTTCTTCTTTGATCCATTACTGGTGACAGGCATCGATGCATTAGGTGCCGCCATGATCAACCGCCTGAATGCAGAAAACAAACCCGGCTTCACCCGCCTGAACGGTTCCAGTTTTTCTACCTGGTACAATGGCGGATTGCGTACTACCTCTCAGTTCCATAACCAGATAGGTTTACTGACGGAGATCATTGGCAACCCTACACCGGAAAAAATACCCGTAGTACCACAAAGGCTGATACCTAACGGTGCTACACCTTTCCCTGTATTACCGAATGACGACTGGCGCTTCCAGCGTTCTATCGATTACTCCGTATCCCTCAATTACGCCATACTCAATTATGCGGCACGCCAGCGGGATGAAGTATTGTTCAACATCTACAGGATGGGCAAGAATGCTATTGAACGCGGCAGCAAAGATACCTGGACGCTTTCTCCCAAAACTTCAGATTCCATTACACAGGCTTTCAGAAGAGACCAGGATGCAAAAGGTGTTAAACGGCCGGAAGATGACGGATCAGATCCCTATGGCTGGAGAAGAAGAGGTAATAATATCCCCCAGGGCTTTTACGATGGTGTACTAAAGAATCCCGCTAACCGGGATGCACGGGGTTACATTATTCCGGCTGACCAACCGGATTTCGGCACAGCAGTGAAGTTCATCAACACACTGGTTAAAACAGGCATCGCTATTGAGAAAGCAACTACTTCATTTACGGTTGCAGGTAAACAATATCCTGCAGGTTCCTATATTGTAAAAGCAGCACAGGCATTCCGCCCACATGTATTGGATATGTTTGAACCTCAAGACCATCCGAATGATTTTCAATATCCCGGCGGCCCTCCCATCCGGCCATATGATGCAGCCGGCTGGACACTCGCTTTCCAGATGGGTGTAGAATTTGACCGTATCATGGATGGCTTTGAAGGGCCTTTTCAAAAATTGCCTTATGGTGAGTTACAATCTCCTCCAAAACAAACCATCGCTGCGAATGCAGGTGCAGGATATTTATTAAGCCCCCATGAGAACAATGCTTTCCTTGCTGTGAACGATCTGCTGAAAGCAGGTGTAAAAGTGTTCCGTACTACAACAGGTAGTGCTGGCATAGCACAGGGAACATTTTTTGTGCCAGCAGGCGCCAAAGCAAAAGAGGTACTGCAGGAAGTGGGATTAAAAACCGCTACGGCTAAAAAACGCCCGGCCAATACTGTCAGCGTGAACCAGATGCGCATTGCATTATGGGATACTTATGGCGGTTCCATGCCCTCAGGCTGGATGCGCTTTATCATGGAGCAATTCCATTTCCCCTATACCGTCATCTATCCAAAAGATATTGACGCAGGGAACCTGAATAGTAAGTATGATGTGATCATTTTCCCAACACGTGCTATCCCTGCACTGGCTGGAAGGGAAAACCCGGCAGGCAATAGTGGCTTCACCCCGCGTGAACCCAAAGAAGAAGAAACACCTGAGCAATACCGCGCTTCCATTGGTAAGATCACACCTGAAAAGTCAATACCTGAATTGCAAAAATTCCTGGAAGCAGGAGGTTCCGTTGTTACCATCGGTTCCAGCACCAGCCTGGCTTATCATCTCAAATTGCCGGTAAGCAATTACCTGGTGGAAAAAGATAAAGAAGGTAAAGAACGCCCATTGCCGGGCACTAAATATTTTGTACCCGGCAGTATCCTCCATGTATCCATAGACAGCACATTGGCAGATACATGGGGTATGCCGGCTGAAGGCAATGTGAACTTTGATAACAGCCCGGTATTTAAGCTGGAAGCTGATGCAGCGGGTAAAGGCATCAAACCCATTGCATGGTTCTCTACTGATCATCCTTTACGTAGCGGATGGGCTTTCGGGCAAGCTTATCTGAAAGATGGTGTGGCAGCATTCATAGCGCCGGTGGGTACAGGCAAACTGTATGCATTTGGACCGGAGATCACTTTCCGTGGACAGTCGCACAGCACATTCAAATTATTGTTCAATGGTTTATATAACCTGGATATAAAACCGTCATTGTCTAATGATAAGAAATAG
- a CDS encoding Ig-like domain-containing protein — protein sequence MLLGSFTSVHAQAPTIASFTPTTACQGQSITITGTDFTGATSVRIGGLNATGFTVNSATSITVNVPDQAANGTVEVTTPAGTAVSSTNISVLTTPQPVLRDLSSLDPFSNCVGNATYQLVVGNNSVTTGTGNVYQINWGDNTPVFTSTDWAPGAQTTHTYTSQGFFPIVITITPANGCAKSVTYQFYNGNNPLASFSTSTSTTGLCAPAPVEFQIGNWFNNSPGTTYVLNFGDGSPIVTLQHPLNATNAVHLITHQYTTSSCPNIDFIATLRVTNGCFTTTYTLDKIIVRKKPIADFGLPLTACTNTPVCFTNQTINGSSGSNSCSSASVFTWDFGDGNTYTGPTLSPCHTYAAGTYNVTLTASNASCGSDSKTKQITVSPLSPPPVVSPVAYCRGATAAQLTATGTGLLWYTGPTGGTGSVIAPTPSTNTPGTTTYYVTQTIPGSCESPRVPLVVTVNALPAAPGVTTPVQLCLNQTANPLTATGSGLLWYSGPTGGIGSPTAPTPSTTAIGSTNYYVSQTVNNCEGPRALIVVTVNPLAVMPAVVSPVLYCQNQPAVPLTATGTGLLWYTGPTGGTGSPTAPTPLTNTPGSTTYYVSQVTGCGESPRASITVDVTQAPNASITYTPAVLCNVINSAVNPNPPIPVSQTGTSGGTYSTSPAGLPIDPATGEINPSGATAGTYTIRYIVPGTGGCASYTATTTVTINSTPTATITYPPICTADAATNVSLTGTAGGTYSSAAGLTINPATGSITPATSTPGTYAVTYTIAAAGPCPGFTTSTNVTVTQAPSASISYTPAVLCNVLNSATTPNLPVSVSQTGTTGGTYSTSPAGLPIDPTTGEINPSGAVASTYIIRYTVPGTGGCANYAATTTVTINSTPTATITYPPICTADAATNVSLTGTAGGTYSSVAGLTINPATGSITPATSTPGTYAVTYTIAAAGPCPGFATSTNVTVTQAPSASISYTPAVLCNVLNSAANPNPPITVNQTGTTGGTYSITPAGLPIDPTTGEVNPSGATAGTYTIRYTVRGTGGCADYSTTATVSISGAPTATINYAGSPYCGSTTILQQVSLSGTTGGTFTSSQGLSINAVTGAINPSLSVPGIYSVRYTIAASAPCPGYTTTANLTIHESPVITFPIPNQTICSGETATYIPSSTVANTTYSWSVVGALPPNVSGVSTGSSTGPISLSFTNTGVISQAITVRVLPVNPSLPPCPGIPYNIVLNVKPATPAPVTNIANFCMGTPPAALQVNPIPGTTIKWYDGNMVLLNAAPVISTNTAGQFTYYVSQTNTFGCESPKSAILAIVHPTAKIVSSSYTHPTSCGIPTGSIVLNVLDLNNGPLPNIPVIVHYDKFQTSYTFSTNTDASGRIVIPLTAGTYSGISVQTNGGCTSQKIPDVFVLRDPTPPAQPVAGYNPPVCSGTALTLTALSPTSTQAGPVDYVWVGPAFGTFADTVRNTVITFPSAAMSHAGTYIVYAIQNNCISLPATFNVVINQAPLKPVIATKTPLCVGDDLVLQAYSSIPGNAALTYLWKGPGTGFPVNTSNAGINKVKIQDAGIYTVTVTSPQTGCSTSTDTLIQIGGYPIVKFPQDTLILPTGTRINLAPVITNAAEPGILPIRSYTWTPSQELTCNDPACSSPVATVKNNICYNVTATNIYGCSRSDDICIKVFCQNSQVFIPNAFVPNGNVPENTKLIVRGTGIASVKSFRIFNRWGKMLFERSNFPANSTDFGWDGRVNGKMADTGVYIYTVEVICENGTPYTFKGNVTLL from the coding sequence GTGCTATTGGGTAGCTTTACTTCAGTACATGCACAGGCCCCTACAATCGCCTCTTTCACACCTACCACTGCCTGCCAGGGACAATCTATCACCATAACTGGAACGGATTTCACAGGCGCTACATCTGTAAGGATAGGGGGCCTGAACGCCACTGGTTTTACTGTCAATAGCGCCACAAGTATCACTGTTAATGTTCCTGATCAAGCTGCAAATGGAACAGTGGAAGTAACTACGCCAGCCGGTACAGCAGTCAGTAGCACAAACATATCTGTACTAACTACCCCCCAGCCCGTCTTGAGAGACCTGAGTTCACTTGACCCTTTCAGCAATTGTGTGGGGAATGCAACCTATCAACTGGTTGTAGGCAATAACTCTGTTACAACGGGCACAGGAAATGTTTATCAAATTAACTGGGGAGACAATACACCTGTCTTTACATCAACAGATTGGGCTCCGGGCGCACAAACTACCCACACATATACATCCCAGGGATTCTTTCCTATTGTGATCACTATCACACCTGCCAATGGCTGTGCAAAAAGTGTAACCTACCAGTTTTACAATGGAAATAATCCTTTGGCCAGTTTTAGTACTTCCACTTCTACTACAGGTTTATGTGCCCCGGCGCCCGTTGAGTTCCAGATCGGCAATTGGTTCAATAACTCACCTGGTACTACCTATGTACTTAATTTTGGCGACGGGAGCCCGATCGTTACTTTACAACATCCATTAAATGCGACAAACGCTGTTCACTTAATTACCCATCAATATACAACTTCCTCCTGCCCTAATATAGATTTCATAGCAACACTAAGGGTTACCAATGGGTGTTTCACCACTACTTATACTTTAGACAAAATTATTGTAAGGAAAAAGCCTATTGCAGATTTTGGCCTCCCGCTTACGGCTTGTACAAATACTCCCGTTTGTTTCACCAATCAAACAATAAACGGTTCCAGTGGATCTAACAGTTGCTCTTCAGCGAGTGTTTTCACATGGGATTTTGGAGATGGCAATACTTACACAGGCCCTACCCTTTCCCCCTGCCATACGTATGCAGCAGGGACTTATAATGTTACATTGACTGCTTCCAATGCAAGTTGCGGAAGCGACTCTAAAACAAAACAGATCACTGTAAGCCCCCTGTCTCCCCCACCTGTAGTGTCCCCTGTAGCTTACTGCAGAGGAGCAACAGCCGCTCAGCTTACAGCAACAGGTACAGGATTATTATGGTATACAGGCCCAACAGGAGGAACCGGCAGTGTTATTGCTCCTACTCCTTCAACCAATACACCAGGCACTACAACGTATTATGTTACTCAGACCATTCCCGGCAGTTGTGAAAGCCCAAGAGTACCGCTTGTTGTTACGGTGAATGCCTTACCTGCTGCACCTGGTGTAACCACACCCGTTCAACTCTGCTTAAATCAAACAGCCAACCCCCTCACTGCAACAGGATCAGGTTTGTTATGGTACTCAGGCCCAACAGGTGGCATAGGTTCTCCAACAGCTCCTACACCCTCTACCACAGCAATTGGCAGTACAAATTATTATGTAAGTCAAACAGTCAATAATTGTGAAGGCCCAAGGGCGCTCATAGTGGTAACAGTAAATCCATTAGCCGTGATGCCTGCTGTGGTATCTCCTGTCCTTTACTGTCAGAACCAGCCGGCAGTTCCTTTAACTGCAACCGGAACGGGTTTATTATGGTATACAGGTCCAACAGGCGGCACAGGTTCGCCAACTGCTCCAACACCTTTAACAAACACTCCCGGCAGCACAACGTATTATGTAAGCCAGGTTACAGGATGCGGGGAAAGTCCCAGGGCATCTATAACTGTAGATGTTACACAGGCACCAAATGCTTCCATCACTTATACGCCTGCAGTATTGTGTAATGTGATAAACTCTGCGGTTAATCCCAATCCACCAATACCTGTAAGCCAGACAGGAACATCTGGCGGTACTTATTCAACATCACCGGCAGGATTGCCGATAGATCCGGCCACCGGAGAGATCAATCCCTCCGGTGCTACCGCTGGTACTTATACAATCAGGTATATAGTTCCGGGTACAGGAGGATGTGCAAGCTATACAGCTACCACAACTGTTACCATAAATAGTACGCCAACTGCTACAATTACTTATCCGCCTATTTGTACCGCAGATGCTGCAACCAATGTATCATTAACAGGTACGGCAGGTGGAACTTATTCTTCAGCCGCAGGTTTAACCATTAATCCTGCAACAGGAAGTATTACTCCTGCTACAAGTACACCCGGAACTTATGCAGTAACATATACCATTGCTGCAGCAGGCCCCTGCCCCGGATTCACAACAAGTACGAATGTTACGGTTACGCAGGCACCATCAGCTTCCATTAGCTATACACCTGCTGTGTTGTGTAACGTGCTCAACTCAGCAACCACACCAAATCTTCCGGTATCTGTAAGCCAAACGGGAACAACCGGTGGCACTTATTCAACATCACCGGCAGGGTTACCAATAGATCCAACAACCGGAGAGATCAATCCTTCCGGTGCTGTAGCTAGTACTTATATAATCAGGTATACAGTCCCGGGTACAGGAGGATGTGCAAACTATGCAGCTACCACAACTGTTACCATAAATAGTACGCCAACTGCTACAATTACTTATCCGCCTATTTGTACCGCAGATGCTGCAACCAATGTATCATTAACAGGTACGGCAGGTGGAACTTATTCTTCAGTCGCAGGTTTAACCATTAATCCTGCAACAGGAAGTATTACTCCTGCTACAAGTACACCCGGAACTTATGCAGTAACATATACCATTGCTGCAGCAGGCCCCTGCCCCGGATTCGCAACAAGTACGAATGTTACGGTTACGCAGGCACCATCAGCTTCCATCAGCTATACACCTGCCGTGTTGTGTAATGTACTCAATTCAGCAGCTAATCCTAATCCACCAATAACCGTAAATCAGACTGGCACAACTGGCGGCACTTATTCAATCACACCGGCAGGGTTACCAATAGATCCAACAACCGGAGAGGTCAATCCTTCCGGTGCTACCGCTGGTACTTATACAATCAGGTATACTGTTCGCGGTACAGGAGGATGTGCAGATTATAGCACCACTGCCACTGTTTCTATAAGCGGCGCACCAACTGCCACTATTAATTATGCAGGATCTCCCTATTGCGGAAGTACAACAATACTACAACAGGTTTCCCTTTCCGGCACCACAGGAGGAACATTTACTTCAAGCCAGGGTTTATCCATCAATGCAGTAACAGGAGCCATCAATCCATCTCTGAGCGTGCCTGGTATTTATAGCGTAAGGTATACTATTGCGGCTTCTGCTCCATGCCCGGGTTATACTACTACCGCAAATCTTACAATTCATGAAAGTCCGGTAATAACTTTCCCCATTCCTAATCAAACTATTTGCTCCGGGGAAACAGCCACATATATACCCTCTTCAACAGTTGCCAATACTACTTACTCCTGGTCAGTGGTGGGGGCACTACCGCCAAATGTGAGCGGTGTAAGTACAGGAAGCTCAACCGGTCCAATATCCTTATCATTTACAAATACAGGTGTAATTAGCCAGGCCATCACGGTGCGTGTTTTACCGGTTAATCCATCCCTGCCTCCATGCCCGGGAATACCTTATAATATAGTATTGAACGTAAAACCAGCTACACCTGCACCTGTTACCAATATAGCAAACTTCTGCATGGGTACGCCGCCTGCTGCACTGCAAGTGAACCCCATACCCGGTACTACTATCAAATGGTACGATGGAAATATGGTTTTACTAAATGCAGCTCCTGTAATCAGTACAAATACTGCCGGTCAATTCACTTACTATGTTAGCCAGACGAATACCTTCGGATGTGAAAGCCCTAAATCAGCCATCCTTGCCATTGTTCACCCCACGGCTAAAATTGTCAGTTCATCCTACACACATCCAACCTCCTGCGGAATTCCCACAGGCTCCATTGTATTAAATGTGCTGGACCTGAATAATGGCCCTCTTCCTAATATTCCTGTGATTGTTCATTATGATAAATTCCAGACCTCGTATACATTTTCCACCAATACGGATGCTTCAGGAAGGATTGTAATTCCACTCACGGCAGGAACTTATTCCGGAATATCTGTACAAACAAATGGTGGCTGTACATCACAAAAGATACCGGATGTATTTGTTTTAAGGGATCCTACACCTCCCGCTCAGCCTGTGGCCGGTTATAATCCCCCGGTATGTTCCGGAACGGCGTTAACATTAACGGCCCTTTCTCCTACAAGTACACAGGCCGGCCCTGTTGATTATGTATGGGTAGGCCCTGCTTTCGGCACCTTTGCTGACACGGTCCGTAATACGGTGATCACTTTCCCTTCGGCTGCCATGTCCCATGCAGGAACTTATATTGTGTATGCTATCCAGAACAATTGTATTTCATTACCTGCAACTTTCAATGTTGTTATCAACCAGGCTCCTCTCAAACCTGTTATTGCAACAAAAACACCACTATGCGTTGGGGACGACCTGGTATTGCAGGCTTACAGCTCAATTCCTGGAAATGCAGCACTCACTTACCTGTGGAAGGGGCCAGGAACAGGCTTCCCGGTAAATACCTCAAACGCCGGAATAAATAAAGTAAAGATCCAGGATGCCGGGATATATACAGTAACAGTAACTTCTCCTCAAACAGGTTGCAGTACCAGCACGGATACTTTAATACAGATTGGCGGATACCCAATCGTAAAATTCCCGCAGGACACGCTGATACTCCCAACCGGCACCCGTATAAACCTGGCACCTGTAATTACCAATGCCGCAGAGCCTGGTATTTTACCCATACGAAGTTATACCTGGACCCCATCACAGGAGCTTACCTGTAATGATCCAGCATGCTCTTCTCCGGTTGCAACTGTAAAAAACAATATCTGTTATAATGTAACGGCAACGAATATATATGGCTGTAGTAGAAGTGATGATATCTGTATTAAAGTATTCTGCCAGAACTCACAGGTGTTCATTCCAAATGCCTTTGTGCCGAATGGAAATGTTCCTGAAAACACAAAGCTGATAGTCAGGGGAACCGGCATTGCATCCGTTAAATCCTTCAGGATATTTAACCGCTGGGGGAAAATGTTATTCGAAAGAAGCAACTTCCCCGCTAACAGTACGGATTTTGGATGGGATGGCAGGGTGAATGGAAAGATGGCCGATACCGGTGTATATATCTATACAGTAGAAGTTATTTGTGAAAATGGAACGCCCTATACTTTTAAAGGTAATGTTACACTACTATAA